Proteins from one Desulfocurvus vexinensis DSM 17965 genomic window:
- a CDS encoding TIGR04283 family arsenosugar biosynthesis glycosyltransferase, which yields MDRPWLSVIIPVYREAARIAALLDHVAAIAPPGGAQAIVADGEPERSTLAALPENCGLPVLPLATQQGRARQMNAGAAAARGEVLLFLHADTRLPEDAFALIREALTDSGVAGGAFSLDIQPDAGRAGPGLACIARAANMRSRLTRAPYGDQAIFLRRAVFESMHGYADIPVMEDLELMTRLRRRGLAIRILPQAVRTSARRWEAEGLARCTGRNLLLRGLYHLGVRPERLAGLYK from the coding sequence ATGGACAGGCCCTGGCTCTCCGTCATCATCCCCGTGTACCGGGAGGCGGCGCGCATCGCCGCGCTGCTGGACCATGTGGCGGCCATTGCGCCTCCTGGCGGCGCGCAGGCCATTGTGGCAGATGGCGAGCCAGAGCGCTCGACCCTGGCGGCCCTGCCGGAGAACTGCGGCCTGCCTGTCCTGCCCCTGGCGACGCAACAGGGCCGCGCCCGGCAGATGAATGCGGGCGCCGCCGCCGCCCGGGGCGAGGTGCTGCTCTTCCTGCACGCCGACACCCGCCTGCCCGAAGACGCTTTCGCCCTGATCCGCGAGGCCCTGACCGACTCCGGCGTGGCGGGCGGAGCCTTCTCCCTGGACATCCAGCCCGATGCGGGCCGGGCCGGGCCGGGGCTGGCCTGCATCGCCCGGGCAGCCAACATGCGGTCGCGGCTCACCCGCGCCCCATACGGGGATCAGGCCATTTTCCTGCGCCGGGCCGTGTTCGAGTCGATGCATGGCTACGCCGACATTCCGGTCATGGAAGACCTGGAGCTCATGACCCGCCTTCGCCGCAGGGGGCTGGCCATCCGCATCCTGCCGCAAGCCGTGCGCACCTCGGCCCGGCGCTGGGAGGCCGAGGGGCTTGCGCGCTGCACGGGGCGCAACCTGCTGCTGCGCGGGCTCTACCACCTGGGAGTGCGGCCGGAACGGCTTGCCGGGCTGTACAAATGA
- a CDS encoding TVP38/TMEM64 family protein has protein sequence MAVAALMALAVAAFFVMDLDRHLTLGALKASLEALRREVAAHPVAAASAFFGLYVTATGLGVPGAVVLTLAAGALFGFWRGLVLVSFASTIGATISCLAARYVLRDWVQARFGARLGHVNEGMEREGALYLFTMRMIPALPFFVINLVMGLTPMPARTFAWVSQLGMLPATAVFVLAGTSLGRVESPADVLSPGLLAALVFMGLLPLAARRLVVWLRHRRNR, from the coding sequence GTGGCCGTTGCCGCCCTCATGGCCCTGGCCGTGGCGGCGTTTTTCGTCATGGACCTGGACCGGCACCTGACCCTGGGGGCGCTCAAGGCTTCGCTGGAGGCCCTGCGCCGCGAGGTGGCTGCGCATCCGGTGGCGGCGGCGTCGGCCTTTTTCGGGCTGTATGTCACGGCCACCGGGTTGGGCGTGCCCGGCGCCGTGGTGCTGACGCTGGCCGCTGGGGCGCTGTTCGGGTTCTGGCGCGGCCTTGTCCTGGTGAGCTTTGCCAGCACCATCGGGGCCACGATCTCTTGCCTGGCGGCGCGCTATGTGCTGCGCGACTGGGTGCAGGCGCGTTTCGGCGCGAGGCTGGGCCACGTCAACGAGGGCATGGAGCGCGAGGGCGCGCTCTACCTCTTCACCATGCGCATGATCCCGGCCCTGCCCTTTTTCGTGATCAATCTGGTCATGGGCCTGACGCCCATGCCCGCCCGCACCTTCGCCTGGGTTTCGCAGCTGGGCATGCTTCCGGCCACGGCGGTGTTTGTCCTCGCGGGCACCAGCCTGGGGCGGGTGGAATCCCCGGCGGACGTGCTGTCGCCCGGGCTGCTGGCCGCGCTGGTCTTCATGGGCCTGCTGCCCCTTGCCGCCCGGCGGCTTGTCGTCTGGCTGCGCCATCGCCGAAACCGCTAA
- a CDS encoding dihydrolipoyl dehydrogenase family protein, translated as MPAFDYDIAIIGGGAAGLSVAAGASRLGARTLLVEREPKLGGDCLHYGCVPSKTLIATAQARQVMAGAERYGLAPVALPPVDFARVRERIASVVADIQRHDSVERFCSLGAEVRFGQAQFIDEHTAEVDDRRVSAAKWVIATGSRAKIPPVPGLALTPHLTNREIFSLERLPERLVVLGGGPVAVELAQAFRRLGSQVEVVQRSGRILTRDDADMAAVVQAALETEGVRLHLGTELVRVQVEGGSVGVAFTQAGQERTVSGDALLVALGRTPNVEGLGLEAAGVAYDAKGIKVDARLRATQKHIFACGDVTGAWQFTHAAGYEAGVVVANAVLRLPRKADYTWMPWCTYTDPALGGVGLTETQARKAGVAFRVVEEHFADNDKARAEGRPEGRVKLLLGSGGKPLGVHVAGAGAGELLSEWAVALAGGVSLARLAGIVHPYPSRGETAKTLAGRLMGETLFSPTVKKALHYVFGLKGRACGQEGDGN; from the coding sequence ATGCCCGCCTTCGACTACGACATTGCAATTATCGGGGGAGGGGCCGCCGGCCTTTCCGTGGCCGCGGGGGCCTCGCGCCTGGGCGCACGCACGCTGCTCGTCGAGCGCGAGCCCAAGCTCGGCGGAGACTGTCTGCACTATGGCTGCGTGCCCAGCAAGACGCTCATCGCCACGGCGCAGGCCCGGCAGGTCATGGCCGGGGCGGAGCGCTACGGCCTTGCGCCGGTGGCGCTGCCGCCGGTGGATTTCGCCCGCGTCCGGGAGCGCATTGCCTCCGTGGTGGCCGACATCCAGCGCCACGATTCGGTGGAGCGCTTCTGCAGCCTTGGCGCCGAGGTGCGCTTTGGCCAGGCGCAGTTCATCGACGAACACACCGCCGAGGTGGACGACCGCCGTGTGAGCGCGGCCAAGTGGGTCATCGCCACGGGGTCGCGGGCGAAGATTCCGCCCGTGCCTGGCCTGGCCCTGACCCCGCACCTGACCAACCGCGAGATATTTTCCCTGGAGCGCCTGCCGGAGCGCCTGGTCGTCCTGGGTGGCGGGCCCGTCGCCGTGGAGCTTGCCCAGGCCTTCCGCCGTCTGGGGTCCCAGGTGGAGGTCGTCCAGCGCTCCGGGCGCATCCTCACCCGCGACGACGCGGACATGGCCGCCGTGGTGCAGGCCGCCCTGGAGACCGAGGGCGTGCGCCTGCACCTTGGCACGGAACTCGTCCGGGTGCAGGTAGAGGGCGGGAGCGTGGGTGTTGCGTTCACCCAGGCCGGGCAGGAGCGCACGGTGTCCGGTGACGCCCTGCTGGTGGCCCTGGGCCGGACGCCCAACGTGGAGGGCCTGGGCCTGGAGGCGGCGGGGGTGGCATACGACGCCAAGGGCATCAAGGTGGACGCGCGCCTGCGCGCCACGCAGAAGCACATCTTCGCGTGCGGCGACGTGACCGGGGCCTGGCAGTTCACCCATGCCGCCGGGTACGAGGCGGGGGTGGTGGTGGCCAACGCCGTTCTGCGGCTGCCCCGCAAGGCCGACTACACCTGGATGCCCTGGTGCACCTACACCGATCCGGCCCTGGGCGGCGTGGGGCTTACCGAAACCCAGGCCCGCAAGGCGGGGGTGGCGTTCCGGGTGGTGGAGGAGCACTTCGCGGACAACGACAAGGCCCGGGCCGAGGGCCGCCCCGAGGGCCGGGTGAAGCTGCTGCTGGGCTCCGGGGGCAAGCCTCTGGGCGTGCATGTCGCTGGCGCTGGCGCTGGCGAGCTCCTGTCCGAGTGGGCCGTGGCGCTGGCGGGCGGGGTGTCTCTGGCACGGCTGGCGGGCATCGTCCACCCCTATCCGTCACGGGGTGAAACGGCCAAGACGCTGGCCGGGCGGCTCATGGGCGAGACGCTTTTCTCGCCCACGGTGAAGAAGGCCCTGCACTATGTGTTCGGCCTCAAGGGCCGGGCCTGCGGCCAGGAAGGGGACGGCAACTAG
- a CDS encoding radical SAM protein, producing the protein MPTGRSIEDIISRAAGGERLDQEQVVRLLECPPDSEQSYRIMHAARALSEKSCAGKPEIHAQFALNLGPCPMNCLYCSFAAVNGIFKESSRLDAEQAVASALTLEQAGANAVYMMTTADYPFGALLEMGREVRRHLAPQTLLIANTGDRTASEARQLKDAGFQGVYHALRLGEGSVTRIPPEKRLKSMRAFREAGLLLGTCVEPVGPEHSHEELAAMILLAASLEPAYSGAARRISIPGTELAKRHGMITELRMAQIVAVTRLATPLSVRGNCTHEPCVIGAAAGANLFWAEIGANPRDTKERTEEGRGFTVDRCRQIFWEAGLGHLLGPSVYYS; encoded by the coding sequence ATGCCAACGGGGCGCAGCATCGAGGACATCATCAGCCGCGCGGCGGGCGGAGAGCGTCTTGACCAGGAGCAGGTCGTCCGGCTGCTGGAATGCCCTCCGGACTCTGAGCAGAGCTATCGCATCATGCACGCCGCGCGGGCGCTTTCCGAAAAATCCTGCGCCGGCAAGCCGGAGATACACGCCCAGTTCGCACTGAATCTTGGCCCCTGCCCTATGAACTGCCTCTACTGCTCCTTCGCCGCCGTCAACGGCATCTTCAAGGAGTCCAGCCGCCTCGATGCGGAACAGGCGGTGGCGTCCGCGCTGACCCTGGAGCAGGCAGGGGCCAACGCCGTGTACATGATGACCACGGCGGACTATCCTTTCGGGGCGTTGCTTGAGATGGGGCGCGAGGTGCGCCGCCACCTCGCCCCCCAGACGCTTCTCATCGCCAACACGGGCGACCGGACCGCCAGCGAAGCCCGCCAGCTCAAGGATGCAGGCTTCCAGGGCGTGTACCATGCCCTCCGGCTGGGCGAGGGCAGCGTGACGCGCATCCCGCCGGAAAAACGCCTGAAGAGCATGCGCGCGTTCCGGGAGGCGGGCTTGCTGCTTGGCACCTGCGTGGAGCCCGTCGGGCCGGAACATTCCCACGAGGAGCTGGCCGCCATGATCCTGTTGGCGGCGTCGCTGGAGCCTGCCTACAGCGGGGCGGCGCGGCGTATTTCCATCCCCGGCACGGAGTTGGCGAAGCGGCATGGCATGATCACCGAGCTGCGCATGGCCCAGATCGTGGCCGTGACCCGGCTGGCCACGCCGCTCTCGGTGCGGGGCAATTGCACCCACGAGCCCTGCGTCATCGGCGCGGCCGCTGGCGCCAACCTCTTCTGGGCGGAGATCGGCGCCAACCCCCGCGATACGAAGGAGCGGACCGAAGAGGGCAGGGGCTTCACCGTTGACAGGTGCCGCCAGATTTTCTGGGAGGCAGGCCTCGGCCACCTGCTGGGGCCATCGGTCTACTACAGCTGA
- the msrA gene encoding peptide-methionine (S)-S-oxide reductase MsrA, translating into MSRYLFAFAMTLLTLPALAAQPGLSTATFAGGCFWCVEADFLSVPGVVEAVSGFSGGSEPDPTYKQVSAGLTGHLEAVQVTFDPARVSYAQLVEWFWRHHDPTDADGQFCDRGRQYGPAIFVHDKEQRRVAEESRRRLVESKVLPGPVRTPIVDFAAFFPAEEYHQRYSKKNPLRYQFYRFNCEREATLRALWGEQADKPFSYYQDHQKE; encoded by the coding sequence GTGTCCCGATACCTTTTTGCCTTCGCCATGACGCTGCTGACCCTTCCGGCCCTGGCCGCGCAGCCCGGCCTGTCCACGGCCACCTTCGCGGGCGGCTGCTTCTGGTGCGTGGAAGCTGACTTCCTCTCCGTTCCCGGCGTGGTCGAGGCCGTTTCCGGCTTTTCGGGCGGCAGCGAACCCGATCCCACGTACAAACAGGTCAGCGCCGGACTGACCGGCCACCTGGAAGCGGTGCAGGTCACGTTCGACCCGGCCAGGGTAAGCTACGCCCAGCTGGTGGAGTGGTTCTGGCGGCACCACGACCCCACGGATGCCGACGGCCAGTTCTGCGACCGGGGCAGGCAGTACGGGCCGGCCATCTTCGTGCACGACAAGGAGCAGCGCCGCGTGGCCGAGGAATCCAGGCGGCGGCTGGTGGAGTCGAAGGTCCTGCCCGGGCCCGTGCGAACGCCCATAGTGGATTTCGCCGCCTTTTTCCCGGCGGAGGAATACCACCAGCGCTATTCCAAGAAAAACCCCCTGCGCTACCAGTTCTACCGCTTCAACTGCGAGCGGGAAGCCACCCTTCGGGCACTCTGGGGCGAACAGGCGGACAAGCCCTTCTCATACTACCAGGACCATCAAAAGGAGTAA
- a CDS encoding DegT/DnrJ/EryC1/StrS family aminotransferase has protein sequence MPVPFNSLKVQLTPCEADLRAAFERVLASGWFLMGPEVAAFEAEFAAWLGRSACVTMNSGTDALILALRALGCQGGEVVLPAHTALPCYHAVLAAGCTPVFAEVREDTCTLDPASAARMIGPDTRAVIAVHLYGQPCDLDELGALCAARDLPLIEDCAQSHGATYKGRMAGTFGALAAFSFYPTKNLGALGDGGAVCCNAGEVEGALRLARQYGESSRYHSAVPGVNSRMDELQAAFLRLRLGRLDADNAARRTLAAHYTALLADTPLILPATAPDREHVFHLYVVRAPRREALMEHLRARGIGTAIHYPVPGHRQPLFTQGRAPMRADDLALSERLAAEVLSLPLYPGLEPEQVQEVCAAIRAFYA, from the coding sequence GTGCCCGTGCCCTTCAACAGCCTCAAGGTCCAGCTCACCCCCTGCGAAGCCGACCTGCGCGCGGCCTTCGAGCGCGTGCTCGCAAGCGGCTGGTTCCTCATGGGCCCCGAGGTCGCGGCCTTCGAGGCCGAGTTCGCCGCCTGGCTCGGGCGCAGCGCCTGCGTGACCATGAACAGCGGCACCGATGCGCTGATCCTGGCCCTGCGGGCCCTGGGCTGCCAGGGCGGCGAGGTGGTGCTGCCCGCGCACACGGCCCTGCCCTGCTACCACGCGGTGCTGGCCGCCGGGTGCACCCCGGTGTTCGCCGAGGTCCGCGAGGACACCTGCACCCTGGACCCGGCCAGCGCCGCGCGCATGATCGGCCCGGACACCCGCGCCGTCATCGCCGTGCACCTCTACGGCCAGCCCTGCGACCTGGACGAGCTGGGCGCGCTGTGCGCCGCGCGCGACCTGCCGCTCATCGAGGACTGCGCCCAGAGCCACGGCGCCACCTACAAGGGCCGCATGGCGGGCACCTTCGGCGCCCTGGCGGCCTTCAGCTTCTACCCCACCAAGAACCTCGGCGCCCTGGGCGACGGCGGCGCCGTGTGCTGCAACGCGGGCGAGGTGGAAGGCGCCCTGCGCCTGGCGCGGCAGTACGGCGAATCCAGCCGCTACCACAGCGCCGTGCCCGGGGTGAACAGCCGCATGGACGAGCTGCAGGCGGCCTTTTTGCGCCTGCGCCTGGGGCGCCTGGATGCCGACAACGCCGCGCGCCGCACCCTGGCCGCGCACTACACCGCCCTGCTGGCGGACACGCCGCTCATCCTGCCCGCCACGGCGCCGGACCGCGAGCATGTCTTCCATCTCTACGTGGTGCGCGCCCCGCGCCGCGAGGCGCTGATGGAGCACCTGCGCGCGCGCGGCATCGGCACGGCCATCCACTACCCCGTGCCCGGGCATCGCCAGCCGCTGTTCACCCAGGGCCGCGCGCCCATGCGCGCCGACGACCTGGCCCTGAGCGAACGCCTGGCCGCCGAGGTGCTCTCCCTGCCGCTGTACCCGGGCCTGGAGCCGGAGCAGGTGCAGGAGGTCTGCGCGGCCATCCGCGCGTTCTACGCCTAG
- a CDS encoding NAD(P)H-dependent flavin oxidoreductase, with amino-acid sequence MPELRIGDLVARVPIIQGGMGVGISLSGLASAVANEGGIGVIAAAMIGFKDNAAAKDSEAHVRALEKELRAAREKTDGIIGVNIMVALTNFADMVRTSVRERADIIFSGAGLPLDLPGYLTEGARTKLAPIVSSGRAASIICKKWLSRFDYLPDAFVVEGPKAGGHLGFKSEEIDNPAFELEKLVADVIESVRPFEEQKGRRIPVVAAGGVYDGGDIRKMLDLGAAGVQMGTRFVATHECDADIRFKESFVNATEADVEIIKSPVGLPGRAVHSKFLDAVREGRRRPFRCPFHCIKTCDITKSPYCIAAALTNAVKGKLENGFAFAGANVHRVKEIVSVSELIGSLKAEYAKAMGAKA; translated from the coding sequence ATGCCCGAGCTGCGCATCGGCGACCTGGTGGCCAGGGTGCCCATCATCCAGGGCGGCATGGGCGTGGGCATCTCCCTGTCCGGCCTGGCCAGCGCCGTGGCCAACGAGGGCGGCATCGGCGTCATCGCCGCCGCCATGATCGGCTTCAAGGACAACGCCGCCGCCAAGGACTCCGAGGCCCACGTCCGGGCCCTGGAAAAAGAGCTGCGCGCCGCCCGCGAAAAGACCGACGGCATCATCGGCGTGAACATCATGGTCGCGCTGACCAACTTCGCCGACATGGTGCGCACCTCCGTGCGCGAGCGCGCGGACATCATCTTCTCCGGCGCGGGCCTGCCGCTGGACCTGCCCGGCTACCTGACCGAGGGCGCGCGCACCAAGCTGGCGCCCATCGTCAGCTCGGGCCGCGCCGCGTCCATCATCTGCAAGAAATGGCTCTCGCGCTTCGACTACCTGCCCGACGCCTTCGTGGTCGAGGGCCCCAAGGCGGGCGGGCACCTGGGCTTCAAGTCCGAGGAGATCGACAACCCCGCGTTCGAGCTGGAAAAGCTCGTGGCCGATGTCATCGAGTCCGTGCGGCCCTTCGAGGAGCAGAAGGGGCGGCGCATCCCGGTGGTCGCGGCGGGCGGGGTCTACGACGGCGGCGACATCCGCAAGATGCTCGACCTGGGCGCCGCCGGGGTCCAGATGGGCACCCGCTTCGTGGCCACCCACGAGTGCGACGCGGACATCCGCTTCAAGGAGTCCTTCGTCAACGCCACCGAGGCCGATGTGGAGATCATCAAGAGCCCCGTGGGCCTGCCGGGCCGCGCGGTGCACAGCAAGTTCCTGGACGCCGTGCGCGAGGGGCGCCGCCGCCCGTTCCGCTGCCCGTTCCACTGCATCAAGACCTGCGACATCACCAAGAGCCCGTATTGCATCGCCGCCGCCCTGACCAACGCCGTCAAGGGCAAGCTGGAGAACGGCTTCGCCTTTGCCGGGGCCAACGTGCACCGCGTCAAGGAGATCGTCTCCGTGAGCGAGCTCATCGGTTCGCTCAAGGCCGAATACGCCAAGGCCATGGGCGCCAAGGCCTAG
- a CDS encoding phosphoribosylaminoimidazolesuccinocarboxamide synthase: MQVVTRTEITEYPLLSRGKVRDIYEIDADRLLIVTTDRMSAFDVVMNEPIPHKGVVLNLITLFWMDKFSGIIANHLLESDVARFPAPLARHADALEGRAVIVRRARPLPVECIVRGYITGSGWKDYKASGMVCGHALPQGLRESDKLAEPLFTPSTKAELGSHDENITIEQAMATAGQDVVRQAQAAALAIYKAGRDYAAGRGIIIADTKFEFGLTSAGLILIDEVLTPDSSRFWPMDGYAPGQGQPSFDKQYLRDWLSAQPWDKTPPPPALTPEVVQRTRAKYVEAYERLTGASFPLK, from the coding sequence ATGCAAGTCGTCACCAGGACAGAGATCACCGAATACCCGCTGCTGTCGCGCGGCAAGGTCCGCGACATCTACGAGATCGACGCCGACCGTCTGCTCATCGTCACCACCGACCGCATGAGCGCCTTCGATGTGGTCATGAACGAGCCCATCCCGCACAAAGGCGTGGTGCTCAACCTGATCACCCTGTTCTGGATGGACAAATTCAGCGGCATCATCGCCAACCACCTGCTGGAATCCGACGTGGCGCGCTTCCCCGCGCCCCTGGCCCGCCATGCGGACGCCCTGGAGGGCCGCGCGGTCATCGTGCGCCGCGCCCGGCCCCTGCCCGTGGAATGCATCGTGCGCGGCTACATCACCGGCTCGGGCTGGAAGGACTACAAGGCCAGCGGCATGGTCTGCGGGCACGCGCTGCCCCAGGGGCTGCGCGAGTCCGACAAGCTGGCCGAGCCGCTGTTCACGCCGTCCACCAAGGCCGAGCTGGGCAGCCACGACGAGAACATCACCATCGAGCAGGCCATGGCCACGGCGGGGCAGGACGTGGTGCGCCAGGCCCAGGCTGCGGCCCTGGCCATCTACAAGGCCGGGCGCGACTACGCCGCCGGGCGCGGCATCATCATCGCCGACACCAAGTTCGAATTCGGCCTGACCAGCGCGGGGCTGATCCTCATCGACGAGGTGCTGACCCCCGACTCCTCGCGCTTCTGGCCCATGGACGGCTACGCCCCGGGCCAGGGCCAGCCCAGCTTCGACAAGCAGTACCTGCGCGACTGGCTCTCGGCCCAGCCCTGGGACAAGACGCCCCCGCCCCCGGCCCTGACCCCCGAGGTGGTGCAGCGCACGCGCGCCAAATACGTGGAGGCCTACGAGCGCCTGACCGGCGCGAGCTTTCCGCTGAAATGA
- the hisD gene encoding histidinol dehydrogenase yields MPCRDLAYSGPESWPAIKDWLAPRAEPGAAVDDAVAAILADVRARGDEALADYGRRFDCQTLTTAALRVPAAEIAAARAQVSPQDMDILTEAAANIRAFHEGQRENSWWTTRADGTILGQLVRPVDRVGLYVPGGQAGQTPLVSSLLMNAIPAQVAGVGSLCVASPPRPDGSLDPVLLATAALLGIDEVVRMGSAWAVAALAYGTATVAPVDVIAGPGNIYVTTAKRLLMGRVGIDMIAGPSEIAIIADASANPGWLAADMLSQAEHDPLASAILATPDAALARAVRAELARQTALLPRADIAARALAAWGATILTPDLDAALDLVNHLAPEHLELAVADPWALVGRVRHAGAIFMGHTSPEPVGDYFAGPNHVLPTLSTARFSSALSVQTFIKKSSVVATSPTFTAANAPKIARLARMEGLEAHARSVEARRG; encoded by the coding sequence ATGCCCTGCCGCGACCTGGCCTACTCCGGCCCCGAGTCCTGGCCCGCCATCAAGGACTGGCTCGCCCCGCGCGCCGAGCCCGGCGCCGCAGTGGACGACGCCGTGGCCGCCATCCTGGCCGACGTGCGCGCGCGCGGCGACGAAGCCCTGGCCGACTACGGGCGGCGCTTCGACTGCCAGACCCTGACCACCGCCGCCCTGCGCGTGCCCGCCGCCGAGATCGCCGCCGCCCGCGCCCAGGTCAGCCCCCAGGACATGGACATCCTCACCGAGGCCGCCGCCAACATCCGCGCCTTCCACGAAGGCCAGCGCGAGAACTCCTGGTGGACCACCCGCGCCGACGGCACCATCCTCGGGCAGCTGGTGCGCCCGGTGGACCGCGTGGGCCTCTACGTGCCCGGCGGGCAGGCCGGGCAGACCCCGCTGGTCTCCAGCCTGCTGATGAACGCCATCCCGGCCCAGGTGGCCGGGGTGGGCTCCCTCTGCGTGGCCTCGCCCCCGCGCCCCGACGGCAGCCTGGACCCCGTGCTGCTGGCCACGGCCGCGCTGCTGGGCATCGACGAGGTGGTGCGCATGGGCAGCGCCTGGGCCGTGGCGGCCCTGGCCTACGGCACGGCCACGGTGGCCCCGGTGGACGTCATCGCCGGGCCGGGTAACATCTACGTGACCACGGCCAAGCGCCTGCTCATGGGCCGCGTGGGCATCGACATGATCGCCGGGCCCAGCGAGATCGCCATCATCGCCGACGCCAGCGCCAACCCGGGCTGGCTGGCGGCGGACATGCTCTCCCAGGCCGAGCACGACCCCCTGGCCTCGGCCATCCTGGCCACGCCCGACGCGGCCCTGGCCCGGGCCGTGCGCGCCGAGCTTGCGCGCCAGACGGCCCTGCTGCCCCGCGCGGACATCGCCGCCCGCGCCCTGGCCGCCTGGGGCGCGACCATCCTGACGCCCGACCTGGACGCCGCCCTGGACCTGGTGAACCACCTGGCCCCCGAGCACCTGGAGCTGGCCGTGGCCGACCCCTGGGCGCTGGTGGGCCGCGTGCGCCACGCCGGGGCCATCTTCATGGGCCACACCAGCCCCGAGCCCGTGGGCGACTATTTCGCCGGGCCGAACCATGTGCTGCCGACCCTGTCCACGGCGCGCTTCTCCTCGGCCCTGTCGGTGCAGACGTTCATCAAGAAATCCAGCGTGGTAGCCACCAGCCCGACCTTCACCGCCGCCAACGCGCCCAAGATCGCGCGCCTGGCGCGCATGGAGGGCCTGGAAGCCCACGCCCGGTCCGTGGAGGCCCGCCGGGGCTAG
- a CDS encoding outer membrane homotrimeric porin, with amino-acid sequence MKRILTLALVACFVLSAGLVSAKEMQFTGQFEHTLEWTDNVGLQDSDKAGVSEDDFNALQRVRMYFQYVDSEVLRAVVGFEMDNVWGRPANANFGTDTMNVEVKHAYTDFNVGGVGFRVGLQGLTWPSAVAGNPIFDNDVAGIVGSYAFNDNFALTAGWARLVDANASDAVGTNSGLNDEVDAFTVIAPITMDGWSLSPYVIYAKYGKDIAQLTSLSSANATGLTDDLDIWWAGGAFSLTMFDPFVFGADLIYGSVDGDKANQNDMAGWFFAAIATYKMEMVTPSLAFMYGTGEDDDWTDGSEVMPTLANGGATNGGFNLTHFGFDGAAWTESGGILGGRTDYWALALIVDDITFVENLTHKLTIAYGGGTSDSDLVKKNPALGNLPILTDEDSFWEVNFDSTYQIYENLSLAGKFGYVSVDRDSDVWGSALSDLDDAYKFTVILRYNF; translated from the coding sequence ATGAAACGCATTCTTACCCTGGCTCTGGTGGCCTGCTTCGTGCTGTCCGCCGGCCTCGTCTCCGCCAAGGAGATGCAGTTCACCGGGCAGTTCGAGCACACCCTCGAGTGGACCGACAACGTTGGCCTGCAGGATTCCGACAAGGCTGGCGTCTCCGAGGACGACTTCAACGCCCTGCAGCGCGTGCGCATGTACTTCCAGTACGTGGACAGCGAAGTGCTGCGCGCCGTGGTCGGCTTCGAGATGGACAACGTCTGGGGCCGTCCGGCTAACGCCAACTTCGGTACCGACACCATGAACGTCGAAGTGAAGCACGCCTACACCGACTTCAACGTCGGCGGCGTGGGCTTCCGCGTCGGCCTCCAGGGCCTGACCTGGCCCTCCGCCGTGGCCGGCAACCCGATCTTCGACAACGACGTCGCCGGTATCGTCGGCTCTTACGCCTTCAACGACAACTTCGCCCTGACCGCCGGCTGGGCCCGCCTGGTGGACGCCAACGCCTCCGACGCCGTGGGCACCAACAGCGGCCTGAACGACGAAGTGGACGCCTTCACCGTCATCGCCCCCATCACCATGGACGGCTGGTCCCTCAGCCCCTACGTGATCTACGCGAAGTATGGCAAGGACATCGCTCAGCTGACCTCCCTGTCCTCCGCCAACGCCACCGGTCTGACCGACGACCTGGACATCTGGTGGGCCGGCGGCGCCTTCTCCCTGACCATGTTCGACCCGTTCGTCTTCGGCGCCGACCTGATCTACGGCTCCGTGGACGGCGACAAGGCCAACCAGAACGACATGGCCGGCTGGTTCTTCGCCGCCATCGCCACCTACAAGATGGAGATGGTCACCCCGTCTCTGGCCTTCATGTACGGCACCGGCGAGGATGACGACTGGACCGACGGTTCCGAAGTCATGCCCACCCTGGCCAACGGCGGCGCCACCAACGGCGGCTTCAACCTGACCCACTTCGGCTTCGACGGCGCTGCCTGGACCGAGTCCGGCGGCATCCTCGGCGGCCGTACCGACTACTGGGCTCTGGCTCTGATCGTCGACGACATCACCTTCGTGGAGAACCTGACCCACAAGCTGACCATCGCCTACGGCGGCGGCACCTCCGACTCCGACCTGGTGAAGAAGAACCCCGCCCTGGGCAACCTGCCCATCCTGACCGACGAGGACAGCTTCTGGGAAGTGAACTTCGACTCCACCTACCAGATCTACGAGAACCTGTCCCTGGCCGGCAAGTTCGGCTACGTCTCCGTCGACCGCGACAGCGACGTGTGGGGCAGCGCCCTGTCCGACCTGGACGACGCCTACAAGTTCACCGTCATCCTGCGCTACAACTTCTAG